In Sphingobacteriales bacterium, a genomic segment contains:
- the kdsA gene encoding 3-deoxy-8-phosphooctulonate synthase — protein MSKNIINVGDVECGGRNLFLISGPCVIEDELIMMKTARHLKEVGERLGIKIIYKSSFSKDNRSSLAYYQGPGIEEGLKLLEKVKSEFDMPVLSDIHFPQQAEMAAEVLDVIQIPAYLCMQTSLVVAAAKTGKVLNIKHGQFIAPENMLHPVKKAEDCGNHQIILTERGYTFGYNDLVVDPRSFHHLNKIGYPVVFDITHSVRKYGIPSADPKGGAREFLPVLARAGVAAGVDGIFIETHPNPSEALCDAASQLCVYDLEAFVRPLLELHEIELKYREL, from the coding sequence ATGTCGAAAAATATCATAAATGTCGGGGATGTTGAATGTGGCGGGAGAAATTTATTTTTAATATCCGGTCCATGTGTCATTGAAGATGAATTGATTATGATGAAGACTGCCCGGCATTTAAAGGAAGTTGGCGAGCGGTTGGGGATAAAAATCATCTATAAATCATCGTTTAGCAAAGACAACAGGAGTTCATTGGCTTATTATCAGGGTCCTGGCATCGAAGAAGGATTGAAGTTACTTGAAAAGGTAAAGAGTGAGTTTGATATGCCTGTTTTAAGCGATATTCATTTTCCACAGCAGGCTGAGATGGCCGCAGAAGTGTTGGATGTCATACAGATTCCGGCCTATTTGTGTATGCAGACAAGTCTTGTAGTGGCAGCAGCAAAAACAGGTAAGGTATTGAATATCAAACATGGACAGTTTATTGCACCCGAAAATATGCTTCATCCGGTCAAAAAAGCTGAGGATTGCGGCAATCATCAGATCATACTCACTGAAAGGGGATATACCTTTGGTTATAATGATCTGGTGGTGGACCCCAGAAGTTTTCATCATTTAAACAAAATCGGCTATCCGGTGGTTTTTGATATTACCCATTCGGTCAGGAAATACGGGATTCCCAGTGCCGATCCGAAAGGAGGAGCACGTGAATTTTTACCGGTACTTGCCCGGGCAGGAGTCGCAGCCGGAGTAGATGGCATTTTTATCGAAACCCATCCGAATCCTTCAGAGGCACTTTGTGATGCAGCCAGCCAGCTTTGTGTTTATGACCTTGAGGCATTCGTCAGGCCTTTACTTGAATTGCATGAGATCGAATTGAAATACAGAGAATTATAA